From Nocardia sp. NBC_00416:
CCCCCACACCTCCTCCAGGATCCGGCCGCGGGTCAGTACCCGGCGCGGATTGGCCATCAACATTTCGAGCAGCGAGAACTCGGTGCGGGTCAGCGAGATGGATCGGGCCCCCCGCGATACTTCGCGGGTCACCGGATCCAGCGAGAGATCCGCGAACAGCATCGCCTCGGAGATCTCCCCGGTATCCGGGACGCGCCGCCGCAGCAGGGCCCGCAACCGGGCCAGCAATTCCTCCAGCGCGAAGGGTTTGGGCAGGTAGTCGTCCGCACCCGCATCCAAGCCGGCCACTCGTTCGGAGACCGAATCGCGCGCGGTCAGGACCAGGATCGGCAGATCGTCACCGGTGCTGCGCAACCGGCGGCACACTTCCAGTCCGTCGAGCCTGGGCATCATGACATCGAGGACCAGCGCGTCGGGCCGGTCGGCGTTCGCCTTCTCCAATGCGTCGATGCCGTCCACTGCCAGATCGACCGTGTAGCCGTTGAAGGTCAGCGAGCGGCGCAGCGACTCCCGCACGGCACGATCGTCGTCGACCACCAGAATGCGCATGCCACCAGTTTGACGGCAACGACTGAGAGGCTACTGAGAGGGCTCGCCGGGCCGTGCGTACCGTGACCACCGGATTCGCGCCGCTACTTTCCCGGGTCCGATCGCCGCGGCGGGAAATATCGTCCCGACTTCCCACTCACGGGAAGCCAGGCGCGCGCGGCGGCACCGGCCGGACGTCCGACCGCGCGGGCCGGGACGATCCCGACCAGCGGATTCATCCGATAACCGGACGTATGATTACCAACCTGTGATATGCCACGAAACCTGTTCCCCATCCGCTTTATTCGCGGTATAACCGGCTGAACGCCCCGATTGCCGACCGACTGCATGCACGGTATGTTCCGATCGGTAAAAACTAGACCTCCGGTTGGTTCGGTGTGGAGTGAATCATAACTGAAACGGCCACGCACCAAAAAGAGGTCGATCGTGATGCGGAGGCGACAGAGGCGGATGGAAACACCGCGACCGTGGCAATTCAGCCTGTCCAACTGGTCGGTCACCCGCAAGGTCGGCATCGTCCTGGTGTTGCCGGTGGTGCTGGCAACCCTTTTCGCGGTGCTGCGGATCAACAACGAGCTGCGCACCCTGGAACAGCTCGACGCCGCGACCGAACAGTCCCGCATCATCGGACCCATCATCGGCTACAACGCCGCCGCGGAACATCTCGCGGTGACCGCGACCGCCGGCTGGGCGAACAACTCCGAACCGCGGGCCTCGGCAGCGCTCGCCAGCTTCGATTCGGCCCACAACACCCTCGAACGGGCGCTGGACTCCAACCAGCTCCGTCCGGAGGTCTCGCGTGAACTCGACTCGGCGCTGACTCTCGGCACCACCATGCGCACGGGGCTCAGCAACGGTTCCCCCGCCATGCTCGGCGACCAGGCCGATGAGATCGCGGTGCGGATCGGCAACGCGCTCGCGCAGTCGCCCACCGTCGAGGACCTGTCGATCCAGCGCTACTTCCTGCAGGTGAGCGCCATCCAGAACGCGCGGCGGTCGCTGACCGCGCAGCGCCTGGTCATCAGTTCTCCCACCGCCGAGGACAATCCGGCGATGCGGGCGCGCGTGCTCACCTCCGGCGGCGCCGAACTGACCATGGTCCAGCAGTACGGACAGATCATGCCGGATGTGGCCGGCAATATGCGTCCCCTGCTCGACGCGGTGCAGACCCGGCTGGCGATCTTCAGCCAGGGCACCCAGGGCGCGATGACCGATCCGGCCGCGCGGCAGTCGTTGGACGCCAGTTCGCTGGCTTACCAGACCACGACCGATCAGCTGACGGCCACCATCGAAGGGGCGCTGCACCATGCGACCGTCTCGGCGCAGAACAGTGCCCTGCGCGAGACCGCGCTGCTCGTCTCCGCCCTGCTGGGCGGCCTGACCCTGGCGCTCGCCGTCGCCCGGACGTTGGTGGTCCCGGTCCGCCGGCTGCGCCGCGACGCGCTCGAGGTGGCGCATGTACGCCTGCCCGAGGAACTCGAGCAGGTTCGCGGCGGCGCCGAGACACCGGAGATCGAGCCGGTCGGCGTCCACGGCACCGAGGAGATCGGCCAGCTGGCCCGCGCCGTCGACGAAATGCACCAGCAGGCCCTCAATCTGGCGGCCGACCAGGCGCGACTGCGAGTGCAGATCGGCAATATGTTCGAAACCCTCTCGCGGCGCAGCCAATCGCTGGTGGAACAGCAACTCGGCATCATCGAAGATCTCGAACACGACGAGGACGATCCCGGGCGGCTCCAGAATCTCTTCCGGCTCGACCATCTCGCCACCCGCATGCGGCGCAATGGTGACAATCTGCTCGTTCTCGCCGGTACGGCGCTGCGCCGCGGCCAACTCGACCCGGTGCCGCTCTCGGATATGCTGTGGAGTGCGGTTTCCCAGGTCGAGGACTATCAGCGGGTCGAGATCGGCCATGTGCCCGAAGGCGTCGTCGCCGGTGAGCCGGCGGTCGATATCGAGCATCTGCTCGCGGAAGTCATCGACAACGCGCTCCGGTACTCCCCGCCCAATACACCGGTGGCGGTGACCGTTTCCCGCGCGGTCGACGGCGGATATCTCATCGAGATCACCGATCGCGGGCTCGGCATGGCCACCGAGGATCTGCAGTCCGCCAACGCGCGCCTTGCCTCCGGTGGTGAGATCAATGTCGAAACCGCGCGCCGGATGGGCCTGTTCGTCGTCGGCCGGTTGGCCAAGCGTCACCAGATCACGGTGGGCCTGCGACGCACCTCGACCATGGCGCAACAGCCCGGGATCACCGCCAGCCTGCATCTGCCCGGCCTGCTGGTCTCGCCCGATACCGGCGCCGACAACCCGAACATCCTGACCGCGGATCTGTCCATGACGCCGCCGCCGGCCCCACCGCAGTCGCGGCAGCTGGTGCCGGTTCCCGATCTGCCGTCGGCGGATTCGTGGTCGACGCGCACGGAGTTCGCGCCGGCGCGGCCGCTGACCCGGACTCCCGCGGCCGAGTCCCCCGCCTTCGGCACGACCACCACCGGACTGCCCCAACGTCGCCCGGGCAGCGAGCTCCCGGTAAGCATGGGGGCCGGGCGGGACCCGTCCAACGGCAACGGATCCCGGGACACCTTCTCGGCGTTCGACCCGGTCCCCGAACCACCGGAACCGGATGAGTCGCCCACCGGTCTGTGGTCGGAAACCTATAAGACCCAGTCGTTCCCGGCCCCGGTCGATTTCCCGGCCCCGCCCGACACCGCCTACCGGTCCCCCGCCGCCGAAGCGCCGCCCGCACTCACCTCCAGGTCCGGGTTGCCCATCCGGCGGCCGGGTATGGACCGCGATGATCCGTTCGGCCGCCCCGAGGTACGCCGGGACGAACCGGTCGCGAGCACGACCACATCCACCCGGCTGCAGCCGGTCGGTGGCGAAACACCCACCCCGATCTACCAGCGTATGGTGTCGGAATGGCTGGTAGAGCCGGCAACTACCCAGGAACAACCGCGCCAGGATTGGACCACGCCCGCCGATATCGGCTGGCTGGCCGCCGAGGACGCGGCCACGCCGAGTTCGGAATCCAAGACCGCGAACGGGCTCCCCATCCGCCGGCCGGGCGCGCAACTCGTACCCGGTGGCCTGGCCCCCGTCGAAGACGAGGCCCCGCGGGATCCGGCGGAGATCCGGAGCAATCTGACAAGACATCTGAGCGGAGTCCGCAGTGGGCGGGCCGATGCGCAGCACAATGACGGAGGGCTTGCATGACCAACCCGAAGAGCAGCACGGACGAGAATTTGAACTGGCTCGTCGCCAGATTCACCCGGGACGTTCCGGGCGTCTCCCACGCCGTCCTGGTCTCCGCGGACGGCCTGCTGCAGGCAGTCAGCCCCCACCTGCCCGCCGATCGCGCCGAGCAACTGGCGGCGGTCACCGCGGGGCTGGCCAGTCTGGCCACCGGCGCTGCCCAACTGTTCGACGGCGGCAAGGTGATGCAGTCGATCGTGGAGATGCAGCGCGGTTACCTACTGGTGATGAGTGTCGGCAACGGGTCTCATATCGCGGTGCTCGCCAACAAGCAGCACGATATCGGCCGAATCGGCTACGAGATGGCCCTATTGGTCGATCGGGTGGGCTCGGCCGTCAGCGCAACTGCCCGATCTACCGTCTGAGCGTCATGTCCCAATTCGGCCAAGGTATGCCCAATTACAACACCGGTGGGCCCGATTTCGGGCCCGGCGCGCACAACTACGGTCCCGGAGCACAGAACTTCGGCCCCGGTTCGTCGCAGCCCAACACCGGTGCCTATCGGTTCCAGGCTCCCCCACAGCCGAACAACTCTCGCCGTGCCGGACGGGTCCGCCCGTACGCCCTCACGTCCGGCCGCACCCAGCCGGCGGTCGACCTGCCGATGGAGGCGGTTATCGAAACCATCTCCTATCATGCACAATTCGATTGGCCGTCCGGCGACATCCGGGCCGAGATACTTCGGCTCGGGACCCACCAGTTGTCGGTTGCCGAAATCGCCGCGCATCTCGATCGCTCGCTGGGTATGGTCCGCGTCGTCATCGGCGATCTCGTCGTGGACGGCAACCTGCGAGTGCATTCGACTTTGACCGAGCAGGCGAGCTACGACGAGCGCCGGTCGCTGATGGAGAGGACATTGCGTGGACTCCGAGCCCTTTAGCAAACAGGGTGGTGCCGCGGCGGAATCCGAAACCCGCGTCGCATCGACCAAAATCGTGGTCGCCGGCGGATTCGGCGCGGGCAAAACAACTTTCGTGGGTGCGGTCTCGGAGATCGTGCCGCTGCGTACCGAAGCCATGGTCACCAGCTTCTCCGACGGCGTCGACAACCTGGAGGACACCCCCGATAAGCGGACCACCACGGTCGCCATGGATTTCGGGCGGATCATCCTGCCCGGCAACCTGACGCTGTACCTGTTCGGGACCCCCGGGCAGCGCCGTTTCTGGTTCATGTGGGACGACCTCATCCGCGGCGCGATCGGCGCAGTGGTGCTGGTCGACGCCCGTCGGCTGGAGGACAGTTTCGCGGCGGTCGACTTCTTCGAAGCCCGCAATCTTCCGTTCCTGATCGCGGTCAACCGGTTCCCGAACTCGCCGCGTTTCGCGATGGCCGAACTCCGCGAGGCGCTGTCGGTGCGCGAGGGTGTGCCGATCGTGGATATCGATGCCCGCGACGCGAAAGAGGTCCGGCAGTCGCTCGCCGCCGTCACCGAATACGCGATCAACCGTCTGAAGGCTCAGGAATACGAGGGAGTCGCCCGGCATGGCTGAGGTGCTGGCCGCCGAGACGGTCGCGACCGTCGATCTGTTCACGATGGGCTACTGGCTCACCCTGTTGACCTTCGGGGTATCGGCTGTCGGCATGTTCGTGGGACTGGCCTGTGCGGTGAACGGCCGCCGTTCGGTGCGCTTCCGTCCGATCTGGGTGGCCGCGGCCGCTGTCGCGATCGGCGGTATCGGGGTATGGCTGGCCAGTACTGTCGCACTGCTGGGGATTTCCATCCCGGGCCGGATCCTGCGCTACGACATCTCGAAACTCACGCTCTCGCTGGTGTTCGCGGTGGCGGCGGTCTTTCTCGGGCTGTTGCTCGCGGGCCGCGAGTTCCAACTGAAGCGGATGGTGAACGCGGCCGCGGCGCTCGGAGTGGGCTTCGGAATCATGCTGTGGCTACAGCTGACCTCGGTCGATATCCAGGGCTCGGTGACGGTGGCCCCCTTGCTCTTCGTGATCGCGATCGTGGTCGCGGTGACCGCCTCGTCGCTGTGTGTATTCCTGTTCCAGCGCTTCCGCTTCCCGGCGGCCAGGGTCGGCTCGATCGCCATGTTCGGGGCCGGAGTGGCGGTGTTCTATTTCATCGGCATCTCCAGTCTCGAGTTCCGGGTCGATCCCGACGCGGAGCCGGCGCAGGGAATGGAACTGTTCGGCTACGCCTTCCCGATGTTCGTCATCGGCCTGTTGGCACTCGCCGTCCCGATCACCGCCGTTTTGGTGGCGCCGGACCGCCGCGACGACCCGGTCCCGTCGAACAAGACCGCCGGAAGCCGGGCCTCCGGCTTCTCCAGCGGTGACCGGGTGGGCAGTGACAGTGAGATTTCCGCTCCGGACGAGCGGCTCCGCCCCACGGCGGCGGCCGCTCTCGCGCAGCGTGCGCAGCCGCTGCCCGAACCGGCGCGCTGATGCCAGTGGAGACCGATTTCGTGCGCTCGGAACAGGAAGCACTGCTGCGGGAACTGTGGGCGCAGGTGCGCGGGTTGCGTACCGAGGTGGCCGAACTGCGGGTCGAGATCAGCGAGATGGAAGCGACCGTGGCCGATCTCGCCGTCCGGGTCGACCAGCCCGAGCGAGTCGAGCTGCCCTGGCCGGTATCGCTGTTGCTGCTGCCGGCCGCGCTGGCGCTGGCCATGCTGCGGCAAGTGGGCGAGCTGGCACAGGCGCTGTCGGCGGAATGCGAGCCGCAGCGAGTGGAATCGCCCGCAGAGATCGGGGAGAAAGCCCCCGAAAGTGGCGATGAGCGGGTCTCCCATCTCTGGGAGACCCGCCCTCACGCACGAGGATAACCGGAATAGACCGGTTAATCAGCACTCCGGCAAGATTTTCCGCCGATCACCGTGTCGAGGTCCGGAACCGTGACACCGGAACGGCGATCGGTCCGCAATCGATCAGAATGCGGTAGATCCAGGTCAAGGCCATGAACTCGCTTGCGGATCGGTTGCCGTGCCCGCGAGGGCAGCCCTGATCTCCGACCGGACAGACCTGCTACGCCGGCCGTTCCGCATCTAGGGGACCTGACACTTCACCGGAGTTTCCGGTCCAACAGACCCCGCCGCGCAGCCTCGAGCAGCCGGCGCGGTACCCGGTGCACGACACCGTCCACGGTGACCGGGACCAGATCCGGTGGCGTCGCCTTCCAATTCGACCGGCGGCTACGGGTATTGGACCGCGACAGTCTCCGCTTCGGCACTGCCATCTCAATGGTCCTTCCGGGGCCGCACGCCGCGTGTGCCGTACTTGCGCTGGAACTTCTCGACTCGGCCCTGGGTATCGAGCAGGCGGTGCGCACCGGTCCAGAACGGATGGGAATCCGCGGTCACGTCCACCACGAGCAGTGGATAGGTGTTGCCGTCGGTCCAGGTCACCGTCCGCGCGGCGGTGGCGGTCGACCGGGTCAGGAACCGGGTACCGGTACTCGCGTCCTCGAAGACGACCGGGTGGTAGTCGGGGTGGATATCGGCTTTCACCACTTCTCCTTCCGGGCGCGCTCGCCCGTATCGCCGCCGCGTCCGTCGCCGCCGGCGGCGGCCGGACTCGGTTCGTCCGGATCACAGGGGTCGGTATGCCATTCGCCGAACGGATCGGGCCAGCGGGCCACCTGATGCGGCGCCCGGTCGACCATCACCAGCTCGGCATCGTCGACCAGTGCCCGGTGCAGCACCTGCCGGACCTCGTCCGGGTCCGCCTCGTGCACCAGGACGATCAGCGAAGTGTCGCGGTCGCCGAAGCGGTCGTCCCAGCGCAGCCGGGCCATCGCCAGCCGCTCCGGATCGACCTCGGCGCGTTCCCGCGCCGTCATCGCCGCAAGCCAGCGACCCGCACCACCGATTCGCAGCCCGCCGCCCGCCGATTCCAGCCATACGACCTCATCAGGCTGGGTTGCCAGCCATACCCGCCCGCGCGCGGTGACCACGCCCTCGAACAGCACGTCCAGCGCATCGTGCAGCCGGTCGGGGTGGAACGGCCGGCTCGCCGCGAACTCCACTATCTCCACACCGATTTCCGGCCCCAGCGGCGGCTGCCCGCGCAGCAGTGGCGCGTGCGCGTCGAACACGCTGCCGCGGCGTGACCCCGGGGGAATGCGGATCAACAGGTTCTCCACCGCGTCGGGCGTCACCGCTGCATCGGGCCCCGCCCACAGTGCCGGGGCGACCGGCGCCAGCCGCGACAGCACCGCCCCGGTGCGGGCCCGCTCCAGCGGGCCTACGGCATCACCGCCGGTGACCACCAGCGCGTCTGCGAAATCGACCTGTCCGACCGCCAATTGGGCGACGGTGCGGTCGTCGTCGGCCCAGGCCCAGCCGAGTTCCTCCAGCGCTTCGTCGCCGGTCGCCGCGGCGAGCCAGGTGCGCGCGTCGATACCGGTGAGCACGGCCGCCACTCGGACATCACGCGCCGCGGGAGCGTCCACCCGGCCGACGATTCCGGCGACCACGACCTCACCGATACCTCGGCAGACGGATTGCGCTTCGAAGGCCGGATCCAAGGCGAGGACGATCCGCTGTACCGAATCGCGCGCGGCGAGGGTGCACAGCAGCGGCAGCAGATCCGCCTTCAGTGTGCACGAGACGCAGCCGTGCGCGAGTTCGTGTACGGACACCGATCTCGTCGCGCCGGTCGAGACCGTGCGGCGGACGATTCCCTCTTTCAGTTCGGTGAGATCGTGGCGCACCACCACCGTGCCCGCGGTCGCGCCGAGGGCGTCCGCGATGAGATCCACGGATCCGGCCGGGTCGCCGTGCAGGCCCGCGACCACCACGACAGGTGTGCGGCGGTCTCCTCGACCTGGGTTTTCTGGGAGCTGTGCGGAGTGGGACACCAACACCCTTTCGGTAATGATTTTCAATTACGACCCGGCACACGCTACAGTGTCGAACCGTTGTTGTCGAAAACGATTTTCATCATCGTTTGCTGGCATCCGCTAATCGGAAGGAGCCCTATGTCGGCGCACTGTCAGGTCACCGGACGCAAACCCGGATTCGGCAAGGCCGTCTCGCACTCGCACCGGCGCACCAACCGGCGCTGGGACCCGAATATCCAGCGCAAGACCTATTTCCTGCCCGGCGAAGGTCGCCGGATAACCCTGAACATCTCGGCCAAGGGGATCAAGACCATCGACCGCGACGGGATCGAGGCCGTGGTGGCCCGGCTCCGCGCCCGCGGCGAACGAATCTGAGCGGAGCAACGCGATGGCATCGAAATCGACCGATATCCGGCCGGTGATCAAACTCCGCTCGACGGCGGGCACCGGATACACCTACGTCACCCGCAAGAACCGGCGCAACGATCCCGACCGGATGGTCCTGCGCAAATACGACCCGATGGTCCGTCGGCACGTCGACTTCCGCGAGGAGCGCTGATGGCCAAGAAATCGAAGATCGCCCGCGACGAACAGCGGCGCGCGACCGTCGCCCGCTACGCCGAACGGCGGGCCGAACTCGAGGAACTGATCCGCAAACCGGGCACTCCGGAGGACGAGCGCCTGGCGGCGCAGGCCGCCCTGCACCGCCTGCCCCGGGACGCCAGTCCGGTACGATTGCGCAATAGGGACACCGCCGACGGGCGACCGCGCGGTTATCTCCGGAAGTTCGGCCTATCGCGTGTGCGTGTGCGCGAGATGGCACATCGGGGAGAGTTGCCCGGTGTGCGCAAATCGAGCTGGTAACCCCACTGATATCGGGAGTTAGGAACCGGTCACATGGCAGTCAAACGAGGCCCGTCGAAGAAGGCCCGCGCCGAGCAGGCCCGCCGACCGAAGAAGAACCCGCTGATCGCCGCGGGGATCGAAAAGGTCGACTACAAGGACGTGAACCTGCTGCGCACGTTCATCTCCGACCGTGGCAAGATCCGCAGCCGGCGGGTCACCGGGCTCACCCCGCAGCAGCAGCGTCAGGTCGCCGTCGCGGTGAAGAACGCCCGCGAGATGGCACTGCTGCCCTTCACCAGCCGCTGACCCCCGAGACCGAACGCCCGGCTCCGCCCCGAGGTGAGCCGGGCGTTTCGCTGTCCGCGGCGGCCTGAGCAACCCGCACCCCCACTACAGTGGTGGCCATGGTCACCTCGCGGGGAACTCTGGCACTGCTGGCCGTCTGCGCCGCCTTCACCCTCGCCGCCTGCGGCAATGACGCGGACAGCGCCACCCCGGAGCCGGGCACGACCCCGGCCACCAGTGCCGCCCCCGGCGCGAACTCACCCGCGACCCCGACCGAGGTCCCCGGGGCAGACCCCGGGCAGATCTTCACCGCCGACCCCAACCTGGTCGGCGCCCATCCCATCCCGTTCACCTCCTGGACCCGGGTGGGCGCGGACCGCATCTCCGTGCATTTCGAATCCGGGGTACCCGAGTGCTACGGCGTGGCCGCCGCGGTCACCGAAACCCCCGACACGGTCACCGTGGAACTCCGGCAGGGCACCCGCGCCGACGCCACCGGCAAGATGTGCGTGACGATGGCGGTTTTCGGCTCCCTGGAGATCCAGCTGGACGCCCCGCTGGGCAATCGCCTCGTCCTCAGCGCCGTCTGAACGGCCGCACGGACCACGGGCGTCCTGCCTGCGGCACAACATATTCCGTGCCCCCGAGCCCATGGGCAATGGAACCCGCGGCTGCCCGGCCGCCGGATCCCGCAATAGCGTGCTTCCCGTACGGGCAGCCGACGAATAAGGGATCTGCGGATATGCGACGTGTACTCGTCACCGGTTCGACGACGATAGCGATAGTTCTCGGCTCGGTGACGGGCACCGCCGCGGCCGGGACCGGGGTACCCCTCGGAACCGCACCTGTGCAGTCACCAGGTGTCGGCACCGGATCGGCCGACGCGCTGGCGATGTTGTTCTACACATTGTCCGGCATCCCCGATCCCTGCGCGCCGATCGTTCCGGTGTGCATACCGCCCCGGGTCGACTGACGCGCCGGCCTTCACGGATGCGCCCGCGGTTCTCGGTCCACTCGGGCCGAGAACCACGGGCGTCGCTATTTCCGGTTCGGCTCACGGTCAGTGAGCGAAGTGCCGGGCCCCCGTGAAATACATGGTGACCCCGGCAGCGCGGGCGGCATCGATGGTGTCCTGGTCGCGCACCGAACCGCCCGGCTGGACGATCGCGCGGATCCCGGCCTCCAGCAACAGTTGCGGCCCGTCCGGGAACGGGAAGTACGCGTCCGACGCCGCGACCGACCCCGCCGCTCGATCACCGGCGCGCTGGACGGCGAGCCGCACCGAATCGACCCGATTGACCTGCCCCATACCGACACCCACCGACGCGCCGTCGTGGGCCAGCAGGATGGCATTCGACTTCACGGCCCGGCAAGCGCGCCAAGCGAATTCGAGATCGGCGAGGGTGGCCTCGTCCGCCGGATCGCCGGCTGCGAGAGTCCAGTTCGCCGGATCGTCGCCCTCGGCGTCGACCACATCGCGCTGCTGTACCAGCAGCCCGCCGCTCACCGGCCGCAGTTCGGCACCGGACCGCGCGGGCGCCTCGGTGATCAGGATCCGGATGTTCTTCTTGCGCTGCAGCACCTCGACGGCGCCGTCGGCATACGCGGGCGCCGCGATCACCTCGGTGAAGATCTCCGCCACCTGCTGAGCCATCGCCACCGAGACTTCACCGTTGGTCGCGATCACGCCGCCGTAGGCGCTCAACGGATCGCAGGCATGCGCCTTGCGGTGCGCTTCCGCGATATCGGCGCCCGTCGCGATCCCGCACGGGTTCGCGTGCTTGACGATCGCGACCGTGGGGGCGGTGTGGTCGTAAGCGGCACGCAGCGCCGCATCGGCGTCGGTGTAGTTGTTGTACGACATCTCCTTGCCGTGCAACTGCCGCGCTCCGGCCAACCCGCGGCCACCGTTGCCGTCGGTGTACAGGGCGGCCTGCTGGTGCGGGTTCTCGCCGTATCGCAGTACCGCTGAGCGCTCCCAGACCGCGCCGACCCAGGACGGGAACTCCCCGCCACCGGCAGCCTCGTCGACGAGCGTCTCCGACATCCAGGTCGCGACAGCCACGTCGTAGCTCGCGGTGTGCTGAAAAGCCCTGGCGGCCAGGGCAGTACGCTCGGCCAGCGTGAAACCGCCGTCGGCCACGGCCTTTCGCACCTGGTCGTAGTCGCCGGTGTTCACCACGACGGCCACCGACGGATGGTTCTTCGCCGCGGCCCGCACCATCGACGGACCGCCGATATCGATCTGCTCGACGCATTCGTCGGGGGTCGCGCCACTGGTCACGGTCTCGGTGAACGGATAGAGGTTCACCACGACGAGCTGGAACGCCTCGATACCGAGTTCGGTGAGCTGATCGAGATGTTCGGGCTTTCGGGTGTCGGCGAGGATGCCGGCGTGCACTCGCGGATGCAGGGTTTTCACCCGGCCGTCCAGGGTTTCCGGGAAACCGGTCAGATCCTCGACCCGGGTCACCGGAATACCGGCGTCCGCGATCCGCCCGGCCGTCGACCCGGTGGAAACCAGTTCGACCCCGGCCGCATGCAACGCGGTCGCCAGCTCTACGAGCCCGGTCTTGTCGTAGACGCTCACCAGCGCCCGGCGGATCGGTGTGCGCTCACTCACCGGAGAACTCGCTCATCTGGGATAACTGCCTTTCGTCCATCGGAGACAATTCCGCGGGTGGCGACGGCGGCGACAACCTCCACCAGCAACCGTCGCTCCACGACTTTGATGCGCTCGTGCAGCCCGGCCTCGTCGTCCGCCGGATCGACCCGAACCGGTTCCTGCGCCAGGATCGGGCCGGTGTCCACACCGGCGTCCACCAGGTGCACGGTGGTCCCGGTGACTCGAACCCCATAGGCCAGTGCGTCACGCACGCCGTGCGCACCGGGGAACGCGGGCAACAGCGCCGGATGGGTATTGATGATCCGGCCGCCGAAACGGTCCAGGAACGCCGGTCCGAGCAGTTTCATGAAACCCGCGCACACCACCAGATCGGGCGAGTAGCCGTCGACCGCCGCGGTGAGCGCGCGATCCCATTCGGCGCGATCCGGGTGATCACCTACCGCGGCCCGGAAAGCGGGGATTCCCGCCGCCTCGGCATGCTCGGCGGCCGGACACTGCCGATCCACACCCACCGCGCGGATCCGCGCCGGATATCCGGGATCGGCCGCGGCGTCGATCAGAGCGCGCAGCAGCGA
This genomic window contains:
- a CDS encoding response regulator transcription factor, giving the protein MRILVVDDDRAVRESLRRSLTFNGYTVDLAVDGIDALEKANADRPDALVLDVMMPRLDGLEVCRRLRSTGDDLPILVLTARDSVSERVAGLDAGADDYLPKPFALEELLARLRALLRRRVPDTGEISEAMLFADLSLDPVTREVSRGARSISLTRTEFSLLEMLMANPRRVLTRGRILEEVWGYDFPTSGNALEVYIGYLRRKTEADGEPRLIHTVRGVGYVLRETPP
- a CDS encoding sensor histidine kinase yields the protein METPRPWQFSLSNWSVTRKVGIVLVLPVVLATLFAVLRINNELRTLEQLDAATEQSRIIGPIIGYNAAAEHLAVTATAGWANNSEPRASAALASFDSAHNTLERALDSNQLRPEVSRELDSALTLGTTMRTGLSNGSPAMLGDQADEIAVRIGNALAQSPTVEDLSIQRYFLQVSAIQNARRSLTAQRLVISSPTAEDNPAMRARVLTSGGAELTMVQQYGQIMPDVAGNMRPLLDAVQTRLAIFSQGTQGAMTDPAARQSLDASSLAYQTTTDQLTATIEGALHHATVSAQNSALRETALLVSALLGGLTLALAVARTLVVPVRRLRRDALEVAHVRLPEELEQVRGGAETPEIEPVGVHGTEEIGQLARAVDEMHQQALNLAADQARLRVQIGNMFETLSRRSQSLVEQQLGIIEDLEHDEDDPGRLQNLFRLDHLATRMRRNGDNLLVLAGTALRRGQLDPVPLSDMLWSAVSQVEDYQRVEIGHVPEGVVAGEPAVDIEHLLAEVIDNALRYSPPNTPVAVTVSRAVDGGYLIEITDRGLGMATEDLQSANARLASGGEINVETARRMGLFVVGRLAKRHQITVGLRRTSTMAQQPGITASLHLPGLLVSPDTGADNPNILTADLSMTPPPAPPQSRQLVPVPDLPSADSWSTRTEFAPARPLTRTPAAESPAFGTTTTGLPQRRPGSELPVSMGAGRDPSNGNGSRDTFSAFDPVPEPPEPDESPTGLWSETYKTQSFPAPVDFPAPPDTAYRSPAAEAPPALTSRSGLPIRRPGMDRDDPFGRPEVRRDEPVASTTTSTRLQPVGGETPTPIYQRMVSEWLVEPATTQEQPRQDWTTPADIGWLAAEDAATPSSESKTANGLPIRRPGAQLVPGGLAPVEDEAPRDPAEIRSNLTRHLSGVRSGRADAQHNDGGLA
- a CDS encoding roadblock/LC7 domain-containing protein; amino-acid sequence: MTNPKSSTDENLNWLVARFTRDVPGVSHAVLVSADGLLQAVSPHLPADRAEQLAAVTAGLASLATGAAQLFDGGKVMQSIVEMQRGYLLVMSVGNGSHIAVLANKQHDIGRIGYEMALLVDRVGSAVSATARSTV
- a CDS encoding DUF742 domain-containing protein translates to MPMEAVIETISYHAQFDWPSGDIRAEILRLGTHQLSVAEIAAHLDRSLGMVRVVIGDLVVDGNLRVHSTLTEQASYDERRSLMERTLRGLRAL
- a CDS encoding GTP-binding protein, which encodes MDSEPFSKQGGAAAESETRVASTKIVVAGGFGAGKTTFVGAVSEIVPLRTEAMVTSFSDGVDNLEDTPDKRTTTVAMDFGRIILPGNLTLYLFGTPGQRRFWFMWDDLIRGAIGAVVLVDARRLEDSFAAVDFFEARNLPFLIAVNRFPNSPRFAMAELREALSVREGVPIVDIDARDAKEVRQSLAAVTEYAINRLKAQEYEGVARHG
- a CDS encoding MHYT domain-containing protein encodes the protein MAEVLAAETVATVDLFTMGYWLTLLTFGVSAVGMFVGLACAVNGRRSVRFRPIWVAAAAVAIGGIGVWLASTVALLGISIPGRILRYDISKLTLSLVFAVAAVFLGLLLAGREFQLKRMVNAAAALGVGFGIMLWLQLTSVDIQGSVTVAPLLFVIAIVVAVTASSLCVFLFQRFRFPAARVGSIAMFGAGVAVFYFIGISSLEFRVDPDAEPAQGMELFGYAFPMFVIGLLALAVPITAVLVAPDRRDDPVPSNKTAGSRASGFSSGDRVGSDSEISAPDERLRPTAAAALAQRAQPLPEPAR
- the rpmF gene encoding 50S ribosomal protein L32 — its product is MAVPKRRLSRSNTRSRRSNWKATPPDLVPVTVDGVVHRVPRRLLEAARRGLLDRKLR
- a CDS encoding type B 50S ribosomal protein L31, which codes for MKADIHPDYHPVVFEDASTGTRFLTRSTATAARTVTWTDGNTYPLLVVDVTADSHPFWTGAHRLLDTQGRVEKFQRKYGTRGVRPRKDH
- the mrf gene encoding ribosome hibernation factor-recruiting GTPase MRF, producing the protein MVVAGLHGDPAGSVDLIADALGATAGTVVVRHDLTELKEGIVRRTVSTGATRSVSVHELAHGCVSCTLKADLLPLLCTLAARDSVQRIVLALDPAFEAQSVCRGIGEVVVAGIVGRVDAPAARDVRVAAVLTGIDARTWLAAATGDEALEELGWAWADDDRTVAQLAVGQVDFADALVVTGGDAVGPLERARTGAVLSRLAPVAPALWAGPDAAVTPDAVENLLIRIPPGSRRGSVFDAHAPLLRGQPPLGPEIGVEIVEFAASRPFHPDRLHDALDVLFEGVVTARGRVWLATQPDEVVWLESAGGGLRIGGAGRWLAAMTARERAEVDPERLAMARLRWDDRFGDRDTSLIVLVHEADPDEVRQVLHRALVDDAELVMVDRAPHQVARWPDPFGEWHTDPCDPDEPSPAAAGGDGRGGDTGERARKEKW
- the rpmB gene encoding 50S ribosomal protein L28, which produces MSAHCQVTGRKPGFGKAVSHSHRRTNRRWDPNIQRKTYFLPGEGRRITLNISAKGIKTIDRDGIEAVVARLRARGERI